Proteins co-encoded in one Oreochromis aureus strain Israel breed Guangdong linkage group 3, ZZ_aureus, whole genome shotgun sequence genomic window:
- the LOC120438467 gene encoding mucin-2-like: protein MHSDHALHQSNIEHLCNLHQCCKLTSLTCTELSDTFKQPLENRILQLAPSSVVVYLGRNRQSGPNPNAVNRTVVNITCHPGYNLSTFENDICLLKLSAPVNFTDYIWPICLASGNSTFNNDTSSWAIGFTYTDDIFSNNLQEEIVPIVGNNECKARHPGITDSIICTTEMDSCLFTFGAPLMTQSGSVWLQSGVLSMPRCFEAPSTITADTTYPSVYTPVSQYQKWISDTVTGTPPGFVTFPSPHSSLQTTAPPTASPTAAPTTPPTTPPTAGPTTPSSAPPTAAPTTPPTAAPTTPPTAPPTAAPTTPSSAPPTAPPTAAPTTPPTAARTTPSSAPPTAPPTAPPTAAPTTPPTAPPTAAPTTPPTAPPTTPPTAPPTTCVGVFCSGENLIHCTHFTSLCVLVVLLHVFAAAVGN, encoded by the exons ATGCACTCTGACCACGCTCTGCACCAGTCCAACATAGAGCACCTCTGTAACCTTCACCAGTGTTGCAAACTAACCAGTTTAACCTGCACTGAACTGTCTGACACTTTCAAGCAACCTTTGGAAAACAGAATTTTGCAGTTGGCCCCCAGCAGCGTGGTGGTCTATCTGGGCCGGAACAGGCAGTCAGGTCCAAACCCAAATGCAGTGAATCGCACAGTGGTAAACATCACCTGCCATCCTGGATACAACTTGTCTACTTTTGAGAACGACATTTGTCTTCTGAAGCTGTCGGCTCCTGTGAATTTCACAGACTACATCTGGCCGATCTGCTTAGCCTCAGGAAACAGCACTTTCAACAATGACACCAGCAGCTGGGCCATCGGCTTTACTTACACTG ATGACATCTTCAGCAATAACCTGCAGGAGGAAATTGTACCAATAGTGGGAAACAATGAGTGCAAAGCCAGACATCCAGGGATCACAGACAGCATCATCTGTACTACAGAGATGGATTCATGTTTG TTTACTTTTGGGGCACCACTGATGACTCAGAGTGGATCAGTCTGGCTGCAGAGTGGAGTTCTCAGTATGCCTAGATGCTTTGAAGCTCCTTCAACCATTACAGCCGACACTACATATCCTTCAGTCTACACTCCTGTGTCCCAGTACCAGAAATGGATCAGCGACACAGTTACAGGGACACCACCAGGCTTTGTTACCTTCCCCTCCCCACACAGTTCATTACAAACCACTGCTCCTCCCACTGCTTCTCCCACTGCTGCTCCCACCACTCCTCCCACCACTCCTCCCACTGCTGGTCCCACCACTCCCTCCAGCGCTCCTCCCACTGCTGCTCCCACCACTCCTCCCACTGCTGCTCCCACCACTCCTCCCACTGCTCCTCCCACTGCTGCTCCCACTACTCCCTCCAGCGCTCCTCCCACTGCTCCTCCCACTGCTGCTCCCACCACTCCTCCCACTGCTGCTCGCACCACTCCTTCCAGCGCTCCTCCCACTGCTCCTCCCACTGCTCCTCCCACCGCTGCTCCCACCACTCCTCCCACTGCTCCTCCCACCGCTGCTCCCACCACTCCTCCCACTGCTCCTCCCACCACTCCTCCCACTGCTCCTCCCACcacgtgtgtgggtgtgttttgcAGTGGTGAAAACCTGATCCACTGCACTCACTTCACCTCACTGTGTGTTCTCGTTGTGTTGCTCCATGTGTTTGCTGCAGCTGTTGGAAACTAG